From the genome of Ptychodera flava strain L36383 chromosome 13, AS_Pfla_20210202, whole genome shotgun sequence:
ATTCGATGTTGTATGACCTTCGTGAAAAAGGCTATAGCTATAAAAAAGCTTACGAAAGGAATATTATGGGTAACCTCATTGGCATCTCTTTCAATATAATGTAGACCAACCTTTGGCGTTCACACTCTAATCTCAGTGATTGCGCGGTATGAATCTATACATAGTCTACAGTGTTCGCTATTAAATGTAAACTATATACGCATATCCATGGATACCTATAGTGATAGAGAAGTTAGCCGGTCTGTGTTTTTCGCTGAACGTTTCTAAGTCAGACTAGTTATggcctgttgatttacagtctttgatttttttctgagcGAATGTGCGAACACGGATAACGAAACATTGGGagagaaaaaaatacttaaGTAGATAAAAAGCCTCATAAATCCACTGCGGTCGAGATGACCTCAATTAAGAAAGCAGGCATACCGTTGCGAACAATCAAGTCGAGCAACACGCAATCTTCGTTTGACGTCACTATACGAGCCACTCTCTGAATAACGACTTCGCCAAATTGAAACACGAAAAACCTTGACGTCAGTTTATGAATCTGTGGAGAAAAAGAAATAGTACAGAGAAAAATTCTATGTTCAAACGATGCGACGTTCCATTTCAAAAAAATCGTCAACCTAAACTGCGGTGTTGAGTAAACATGAATTCTGTATTTAGATTAGGCGTCTTTTTTAATCGTCGATATCGTAAGTCTGAACAgtaaggagagagagagagagagagagagagagagagagagagagagagagagagagagagagagagagagagagagagagagagagagagagagagagagggggatatGGATCGACAGGACAGTAAATATTATTGACGGGTAATTCTCTCCTCCAATTTTTCAATTTCACGGTAAAAGCCATAGAATTAGGGTTTTCTGGAGTAACATAGTGCAAGCCAGTAAATTCATATGTAGTTAGTAAATTCGTATGTAGTTAACACATATGAATCCAGATAAAGATATTGTAAATTCGTGAGTTCGGGGAAGGACCATTCCATCTTTGGAGGAGCCGCATTGTTTTCCCGTTCCAAACTTTTAGTTGCTTTCCCCAGATTTTGCATGGCGTGCTTACTTGAGCCACAGTATTTGGTTTTACCCAAAATTAAAATACGTCAATTTTTTTAGGCGACtgacatgtaaatattttccgCAGTGGCAAGGATGCCTTTAGCGGAATTTTCGCTCGGCATATTTTTGCTTTTGGCCACCCTCTGTGAGATTTAATGGCCGATCCCTTATTACTCGTTTTGCTCAACAGCGAATCTGTTCGAGGGCCTGTGTTGGAACGATGTAGTAGCCGAGGCCGGGAAACTGATCACCCGTGACGAGAGAAACATCGGGAACACGGTCAACTGGAATTGCAAAACCACGATGAAATCGCAAAAGGTCGGACATCAAATTCGACTcagctttcaaatgttcaaCCTCATCAATAGTACGGCATGCGAGACCGAAAAAGTGCAAGTTTACGATGGTGACAGCATTAACAGCCCATTGTTGACCCCAGAGGAGGGAGTGTGTGGCAGTGACGACCCCGGGCAATATTTCTCCACCGGGACTTCGATTACAGTACATTACAGCTCGTCTGCCGATGAGGAGCCACCTTCTTTCTCTTCAACCGATGACGTCACACGTGGATTTGTCGCTTATTGGACTTCATATAAGGCGGTATCCAGGAACGAAGATAACACTACCAAGGGTAAGATTGTCTTTAGACTGTTCGGGCtgattttttatttcgaaaacaGCCGACGTTTGTAGAAGAAAATGCACTAAAAACGGTgaaaaaatgtatgattttagtCGTGAAAAGACTCACACAGCATAAGAACAGTGCTCTTAAaactattatatcataccagtatattgatggtgcaaatacagtgatctgattggtcgagacgcgaaaagaaccgtggtatattggcgatataccactgctggcatgcgcactagctctcggcttgaggaaaagtccttttataacgttccatgccagaatttcaatatactgttatgatataatagcaataaatcacacccagcgacagtataccactcgattttgaccatttcacttcatatatgcactcgctatcgctcatgcatatatgtcgtgaactggtcaaaatctcgtggtataccatcgctgggtgtactttattgcttaaatatttcatcaagtgtCACTGCTAGTATACTTTGTGGATTATAaacgtctctctctctctctctctctctctctctctctctctctctctctctctctctcacacacacacacacacacacacacacacacacacacacttacagaTCAAGGTGGGAAGCTGATAGAAAATGAGGATGGAGAGACCTTATTCTGTTGCATTGACAACTCGCTTTGCGTCAACAGTCGATATCGATGTGACGGAATCAACAACTGTCCAGATCATAGCGACGAAACTCTTCTCAAGTGCAAGCTCGGTAAGGATCGCATTTAAACAACTGTTGCTCAACCTTGGCACTTTCGCTGAAAAGGGGACTATATCATAAGATATACACTCAGGCTTCTTGGAAAGCATTTCGTAGGAATGTTCATAAATGGGTTACTGCTTGTTTTCACGGGTGGTATCATGTGTGGCTACATGCTGATAAGTATCTCGCTATTTGCGTGGGGAAAGCttctaaccccccccccccccgatttctACTTCCATCATATGTTGCATTTGTGTGATGTAATTTCAGATATAACTTCATCTCGTCGCTAAGAATATATTCATACACCACAGCTGTACGTTTTAAAGACGAAATGAGGGATGTAATTCCATCAGAGTAGGTGGTTGtcatttgttgaatttttgtgCAAGAACAAGCTATAGTGAGAGTGCATGGTAGGCAATTATCGTGCCTTCCTTTTATTTACTTTCTTGCCCAtgttttttcccctttttttgCTGTGTGCTACTTTCTTTgtcttaaaaaaaatatgatacaGTGTATGTTCAAGGTATAGGTAATGTCTTACAAAACGGGTGTATAGGTATAGACAGGTAGGTAGGTgagtgggtaggtaggtaggtaggtaacttggtaggtaggtatttggtaggtaggtaggtactaggtaggttggtaggtaggtatgaaATGTATGAGAGAGAAaggacaaacagacagagagagacagacagacagacagacagacagacagacagacagacagacagacagacagacagacagacagacagacagacagacagacagacagacagacagacagacagacagacagaggttATACTTAGTTaaattgtttctttgttttgcattttttaatcAGGAAAGTCGCTGATAAACGACCTGGCATTACTGACTGGCATTTCTGTTGAAATTTGGGCCATCATCATAGCCATCGTCGTGTTCGCCATCCTGCTGACCATCGTTCTCACTATCTGCTGTTGCTGCTGCCGTGGTACGAAAAAGAAGACAGTCATAAGGAAGATTTTGTATGGCAAGACCAAGGAGGTCGAgaagagaaaaaagaagtcCGCAAAAACCAGGGAGAGGGTAAGAAGAAAGAAGAGGAGGGTGAAAAAGAGAAGCCAACCAGCACCACCGAGGAACTATTACATGGCTCCAATCGATGCGGGAAATATCACCCCACTGACTCTGCGCTCTGAGGCCGGAGACTCTATCTACTTCACTGACACCTCGCTGGACACTTTCGGAATGGTACAGGACCGACCGGCCTTGCTCGCCACCGCTGCAATGGCAACACGTCAAGGTATGCTCGACCCAACCGGGATGATGCCAGGCGAGGGAAAGAGCTCCTATTACACGGGTTACGCCGGTGACTTTGCGCAGGATTTTAGAGGACAATCCAGTGGTCCCCAGTCGAACGTTGTTGTCAATAGACTGCACCATATCTTGCATACGAACTCTGAGCCTGTAAGCCGTGATTCTGTAACAGACAGAAGCCTTTTTACAGCAAGTGGATTTCATATACCCAGGGTGACCCACGCTCATAAAGAAGGCGATCAATGTTCCTTGAGGTAGTTACAGCCTTGATAAAATGACACAAACAAGCACAGGCAATCGGCgtctacgtatgtatgtatgtatgtatgtatgtatgtatgtatgtatgtatgtatgtatgtatgtatgtatgtatgtatgtatgtatgtatgtatgtatgtatgtatgtatgtatgtatgtatgtatgtatgtatgtatgtatgtatgtatgtatgtatgtatgtatgtatgtatgtatgtatgtatgtatgtatgtatgtatgttgtatgtatgtatgtatgtaatatatatatatatatatatatatattatatatatatatatatatattatatatatatatatataattcatttGTATCGAGTTTTAAAAATCGTTTACAGGTACAGAATTTCTCCGAGGAGTCAAGACTTTTACGATATTACCATGGAACCCTGCAtacttatatttttttttaatttagggAAAGCCCAATCATTGGCCCACCTCTGTAGATCTGAGAAACACGCTTAAAAATGTTAAGTCAGTTTGGCAATCGCAAGTGGCAGTGAGCAAAGAGAAACGCCGCATCAACTCGGGGTCATTTTGAGTTTGAGATTTGGAGGCGTAAAAATCGCGATACAATTGATTGTGTGTTTTTGTTACGGAAAAGGTTAGCATACAATCAAACAAGCTAAGTGTTATCCTCGAGAGTGAAAAAGGTGACCTTCTTGCTACCATCTGTGACTATACAAGTACACATAACTCAGCTCTTTCAGGAGCGATTCGTTGGACAATAGAAGCAAACTGAATCATGGGGGATTTCTATGAGTTTGTGAAGAATGCTTTTACTAAAGCCGAGATTTCTAATCGTTTTAAGTACATGTAATCCCACTTGTGTTGAGGTTTTTTAGAAaggtttaaattttgaagaaaaagaaagcaTATTTGCATGTTGATTCTTGCACCCAAACATCCTAATTTACTtgcgattgctttgaaagtcgGTTTTATTGTACATTTCATTGCCTGTAATACATTTTGCCGTGGACATTGTTTGCCAGTAATTTGAACTCTGACCTAATACAACGTTTTCAAGGGCATTGCAATCGAAATAGTGTAATGGCGTTTTTTAAGTATGCATGCTTATTTTTCTTGTAGATGAAAAATGACAATTGTTTATGAGTCGATGAGTTGTCAATTAGCGCAGAGAGCTTCCCTCGACTGCGTATGGTTAAAGTATGGACCCTCCAGAAATGGTTAAATTCCTAGCTACGCTTTTGATTGTTTCTGTTTGTGGTAAGTATACAATAACGTGGCGAACAAGATGCCCGCATAGGGACACAGAGTCCAAAAACAGCGAGGAGCGTGTTCCGCTACCCTGGGAACCATTAACTGGGCTCCGTTTTGTTTACTTGCGAGTAATTAGGCTGTCAGCACCGGTACCGATCGAGTCGCTCAGCCAGCACAGCGGCGGTAGTGAAGCTGCGAACGAATTATTTCAACAACAGCTCAAACACTAAGCAACAGGGTCGTCACCTAAAGGGGAAGTTCGAACAAAGGTCAGGAGGTAAAACCCGAACCAAAACAGCCCTACCGACTAAGCGGCAGTGTAGTCCCAGAGTTCAAACGTTTATTTCGAAAGATGGATTTTTTTAACCTAATAATTATTTCAAGTGACAGGCGACTGTCTTCGGCAAACCAAACGCTtatcaatttgaaaacaaaagtgtacTTCAAACTTCTCTTTGCGTTACGGAACTCggatttccaaaattttatattttagtatCGTCAATATTATTTACATAATCAACCACAGTCGGTTTAAATTTCCCCTACTAAAGGTTAACATGTGTTCGGAATTGCGGAAGAAAATTAGGTGTTTGAATTCAGCTCTTCATGCAAAGTATGATGCAATATTTCCTTTCAGCAGAGTTCGGCAGTTTTTGATGTTTACTTTTTATTGAGACTGTAAGGTATCCCATCCCAGTTTTACGAAcacgaaaaaaaaatgtatttttttattaatcAAGGCATCAAAAACCTTATCATAGCACATCTTTTTAATAAATTTGATATGAGCCATAAATATATTTCTATCATTCCGATTTGATGcaataaaatgttttgaaataattaTGACTTTATATCCATTTCGTTATTACCTTCAATACAGTATAGTCCAGCTCACGCAAAGTTCACCAGTAAGATTTGTCGACAGTGCGCCGTCTTGTTGGCCAAAAAAGGCCAACAGGACGGCACACGTCAAACCAACTTCAACTGATCCGTTGGCTCGGTTGGGAGAGAGCATTCGAACTGAATTCGGGGGACGTGGGATCAAGTCCTACAAGGCTCAGTTTTTCAAGCCCCAAACATTTGCAGTTTAGAGACAatcagatgtagttgtgtgatttttctcattagtTTCTACAACAGTAGTccaaatacacgtgtaaacaACTGAAACAGCCAATCTATTTCGCCACTGATGTTACAATCAATGCGAACTcaaatgctctctctctctctctctctctctctctctctctctctctctctctctctctctctctctctctctctctctctctctctctctcgtgatACTAAACTATTGGTATGACTAGCGACAATggcacaaaacaaacaaaaagacacATGCGATGATTGGTTGCcacggtgatgatgatgacatatTGTAGATGTTTTGTCGTATCTGCCCTACTAACCATTATTACTCAAAACAGTATTTATAAAGGTTACTTATTCATGACGACATACCATAGGTATGTCGTCAAACGAGAGCATACATTTCGCTATTTTTGTTCTCCTTCAGTTAACTTCAACATTTTGTAGGGCCGTGGTTAACCATAAACTAAATGGACACCTCTTAAAAGTCTTGTCACCGCTGCAAGTTTTCACACACTGCAAATCTATCCACGTGAAATCACGGGATTTCTTTACAGGGAACAGATGAAAATGCATTACCTTTAACTGAAAATTGTTTGATATTGGTCTCAGTTTACTACGAACAAGGAAtttcgtgggggggggggggcaacaaGGAGTTCGGACTGTAAACGTCTGCGCAGTGTATACACAGCATGGTGAATGCGCTTTCACGTGCACACCCGCATCCAACCgccaaaataaataacaaacatcgCAAATATCACTAAAATATGTGACCTCAGTTTTTGGATCGCTACCGTGCATGTGGGCACACAGAAAAAGGCCACCGTATCCATGGGTCTAAAGAACCTTTTAGTACTCTGACTTGAACACCAAGCCTGCGAAGATTTTAAAAACTGTTCAATGAGAGAGAAACTTCCAATCTATAATTCAAATTTCTAGCATTCTCCAATAAATCTATTGTCAACATTTTTCGATTACATGTAATCTTAACGTCAGAGAAAGAACATTCTTTCAACGGTTACACCTCGCAACGGGTGGGTGTGTAGTGGTCATGCAAGGAGTTTTGGACAGATTTGTCATGCAGTTGAGACAGGGTAAGCTACTCTACGTGTCGTTTTGAAAGCAGAGTTGGAATAAATAGACTAAAAGTAAATAATACATCGAGAGTCTCGGCTACCTAGTTTTCACCAAGCCGTGAACATTGTGAGCGTGCTCATTATTGATTGGATGGAGTGCCTCCTTTCTCGTTGCTATGATGATACAGGCTGACTGTTCATACATTCGGGTTGTTGTATCGACCACCACCCCGGGGTACCACCCCCGAGAGTGCTACCCTGCCCATATAATTGCGAGTCT
Proteins encoded in this window:
- the LOC139148680 gene encoding uncharacterized protein produces the protein MWTKQTVGLTFTLFWFQCGFYSALGQAGEEDPYTEANLFEGLCWNDVVAEAGKLITRDERNIGNTVNWNCKTTMKSQKVGHQIRLSFQMFNLINSTACETEKVQVYDGDSINSPLLTPEEGVCGSDDPGQYFSTGTSITVHYSSSADEEPPSFSSTDDVTRGFVAYWTSYKAVSRNEDNTTKDQGGKLIENEDGETLFCCIDNSLCVNSRYRCDGINNCPDHSDETLLKCKLGKSLINDLALLTGISVEIWAIIIAIVVFAILLTIVLTICCCCCRGTKKKTVIRKILYGKTKEVEKRKKKSAKTRERVRRKKRRVKKRSQPAPPRNYYMAPIDAGNITPLTLRSEAGDSIYFTDTSLDTFGMVQDRPALLATAAMATRQGMLDPTGMMPGEGKSSYYTGYAGDFAQDFRGQSSGPQSNVVVNRLHHILHTNSEPVSRDSVTDRSLFTASGFHIPRVTHAHKEGDQCSLR